aaagagtgacccactgaaccttgctctcagctcctaggagctggaagggaggcaggcgaggtTCTCACCTGCAAAAGTCTATCATAGCGGGTTCATGCCTGCTGTGATAATCCCTAGCAGGCGAAAAAAAAGAGTGTTTCCTACCAAACCAACCTGGCTCTAGTTTCTAAAATAAACCGCACCTTCCAACCAGCTATGCCAAAGAAAACACCAAGCAAGGGGTCTCGCCCCCTACTTTTTCACTCCATCTCACTTCAATTTCTAGCTTCCCTTCTTATCCTTGAACTCAGGATTCCTACCACTCCACCCCTTTAGTTCATCAGACTCAAAATAAGGGGAAGAAAGTTTGGTCCTGGCTTCTATTTGTGCTCGATTTGTGGActtgcctcgcttcacgccaggattgatGAATTCGTGTTTTCGCAAAGTTAAGTATTatttgtatggttgtgtgtaggagacacctggtctcttttggactttggcatgtgacatgctgcattaccatCTGCAGGTTGCACTCTCTTTCACAAtgtcccaaagcagcactttgtgaaatcaaagtgtcaGAGCATAACAGGACCacttcacatagaagggacactgcttgagttTTTTATTCTCAGCTTAAGGATCCATACCTCCTGGGAGTAAGATTTTCCACAATCTCGCCCAAATTGGGACGCTAACTAAggggtaaatatatgtgtttgtgagttaTTTTTAAGTACATCCGGTGTTAGCTTTCATGTGCCTCACCCCGCTGTGATGAATTGGTGATGCACAcacctttatctattttctcgtgactgaattatttgtagaacTCCCTAGTGAGTGCCGCTtgctcaataaatatcataccgtcatacagctttcactcagtcccagtcagaagACCAAATGACATTTGCTACctcttaagttctggttctgaccaaGGCTGAATGCTTGAAACGTTCTTGAGctcgggtctcctaaacagcacattgctggttactatgatacctcgcaaccctgaaaggctgtaaaaaggctagatgaatcggagtatattaagctgatattcgaGAATAGATCATATTTTTTGCTATACCTGGGTTCCCGCaaccagcaggtggatgctcagaccgaagggaagagggaggattctatgatctttcatttttcttccgtaCACGTCCatgcagacgctcagcctacgctatctcccttttcacatttatacacttacacatccaacattcagcacacacattctgtattttccttccacccctctctcatacaacacccccatacacaacacactcgCGTCCCGaactactaatcgggtggtggcagcgtgccgtaggccggGAACATTACATCTGTTCACAGCAGACgaatattttcttgatttttttttatttttttattctcggtcgagcccgaattCAACCAGACTTATGAaagtctacttggtctacgccccgctacatctatatatctatttatctatctatctatatatgtgtatacacacatacacacacacacacacacacacacacacacacacacacacacatacatacgtacgacgtcgtacgtacgtacatacatacatacatacatacatacatacatacatacatacatacatacatacatacatacatacatacatacatacatatccacacatatatatcgacatatacatacacacatacacttatatatatatatgtgtgtgtgtgtgtgtgtatacatatatatgtatatatatatatatatatatatatatacacacatgtgtatgtgtatgtttatgtagatatatatgtgtggatatatatatatatatatatatatatatatatatatacacatatatatatatgtatgtatatatacatgcacacatacatatatttatatgcatatatgcatatatatatatatatatatatatatatatatatatacgtacatacatatatatatatatatatgtatatatgtgtatgtatatatatacatatatatatatatatgtatatatatatatatatattatatctatatgcatatatggacatatatatatatatatgtgtgtgtgtgtgtgtgtgtgtgtgtgtgtgtgcgtgtgtgtgtgtgtgtgtgtgtgcacgtatgtatttatatatatgtgtgtgtgtatatgtgtatatatatatacatatatatatatatatatatatatataaatgcttacatgtatcactatctatctttatctatctactagtGTAGCATGTACTagaacaaatcttaaatataCTTCCGATGATTGTAGATTAATATATGAACAGTTCATAGGCTGTGAAAAGAGTATtgaggaatatatataatgtatagaaagTATATAAGCGACATGTTAGGAGTGTAGATCTGAATGATATTACAATGCACATCTTTATGTGTCTATCTAGAAATGCTGTAATGCCATCGTAATTAATAGcgaatatctatttctattttttgtttctttggcaAGTCACTAATATGTAGTTAGAAagtattattttcctatttcttgAAAGGTGTAAATTGCGTCATTTCGGTAAAACTGCTTGATAAAGAACAACAGAGGCCTTTCCTTGCGCATTTTTATTAACATGGTGTTATGATAAGTTTCATTATTGAAAATTACtgcagaaatatcagaaactatcatcattttgtgatgtgtgtgtatatatatgtatacacacacacaaacacacacacacacacacacacacacacacacagatatatatatatatatatatatatatatatatatatatattatatttatacatatatatacatatatacatatatatacatatatatacatatatatatatatatatatatatgtatatatatatatatacaagcagtatatatatatatatatatatatatatatatacatatatatatacatatatatatatatatatatatatatatacaagcagcatatatatatatatatatatatatatatatacacatatgtatatatgtgtgtgtgtatgtgtgagtatatatatgtatatatatatatatatatatatatattatcgttattatttgatatatatatatacatatacatatatatatatgtatatatacatatatatgtacatatatacacacatttactttatatatgtatatatatatatacatatgtatatatacatatacatatataatatacatacacacacacacacacacacacacacacacacatatgtgtgtatatatatatatatatatatatatatatgtatatatatacatatatatacttttcgtgCTTTCATTATAAAGGGAGAAATGGATACAAAGTTTAACTTTATcagtttatataataaataataaataagttaataacaTAATCCACAACAGGAAAACACGAACACTTTGCTTTCGAAGACAATACAAGGGCTTTAATACAAAAGGAGAAATGCCCGATCGTAAAGAGAGGAAACGATAATCGAGAACAAGGCTAcattcaaaaagagaaaaaaaagacacaaaactaAATTCTCACAAATTTAAGTATATTCATAAAAGAGTATTtactatacataactatataaccatatatatataattatataaatataactatgtgtgtgtttgtgtgtgtatatatatatatatatatatataaatatttaagtaaatatttatatacatttatattatatatatatatatatatatatatatatatattatatacttacatctatatatacatatacatatacatatatatatatatatatatatatatatatatgaatggtaaaacactctaccgtgttgatactatggtagaaaaacccacaatgtaaaactaaaactagatttatagaaagTGAGACTTCAGTTTCGGaacccacctggattccatcctcaggtctgaagagaaaagggagaggagggggaatatccaggtggattccgaaactgtagtctcacttcctataaatctagttttacattgtgggtttttctatcatacatatatatatatatatatatatgcatgtatatatgtaatatatgtgtgtttatgtgtgtgtatgcatgtatgtatatatatatatatgtgtgtgtgtgtgtgtgtgtgtgtatgtgtgtgtgtctgtgtgtctgtgtgtgtgtgtgtgtgtgtgtgtgtgagtgtgtgtggtgtgtgtgtgtgtgtgtgtgtgtgtgtgtgtgtgtttatttatttatatatgaaaaaatcagTTGTCTAGATCATTTTCTTTGAAACAAATATCAATTGTTCACATTATCCATTTAATTAGTTACAATATACCACAATTTATACATGAACCGGGCTATTTCTTACACAAAAGATATATGTAAACTTATTTAGTATAAACGTGACTGACATGTACCTGACATATCACCAATTCAGCTTTGATATATATACCTCTGAAAACTAAAAGGCAAATGAATATGAAATGTGAAGAGACGAGAAAGTACAAAACAGATTAATGTAACGTGTCACGAAACGCTACATACAAGTAAAATTTCACTTTAAAAAATTTATTCACATTACAGGTTTAATACATGATACAGGCTATTCAGACTATTGAAATCACTGAAAGATACATTGGCCGAGGTAATGTAAGTTATATACATATCGGGCACGTTGCAATGCCCACCTTAGTTTATGGAGAAATGCAGAGCTGGTGTCCTCGATTTGAAACGAAAGGTATGAACATGTTTCGCCAGTGAGATGATAACAGTTGCGAGATAATGTCTTAAAAATGCTCCTATGAAAATGCCACTCTAAAGCTAGGAAGTAGAAAATGCaataaaagaggaaacagaagaagacatgaaaggaaacagaagacaaAAGCCAAGAGAAGGGCATGTGAAAAGAAGAAATCACTTTAAAAGCTAAAAAGACATTAGAaaaatggtaggggggggggcgaaaacgtcgatgacgtaaaaaaaaataaaaaaataaaggaggtaTCAACTAGAAGCCAGGATTAAACAACAGTAAACCACTCCTTGTCACGGAGTGGTTAAAAAGCTTACGTATCTAATGAACTGTGAGTCATCTTTACATCAAATGCCCTTTTTTGCAGACAGCTTATTTATTACGTAAAACTCCCCCTCTGGATTCACTACAGCCTTATTGGACGGATAGATACGGTGGAAACATCAGGAGAAAGAAAACTCTTCTAGTACACCATCAGCCTTCACAATATGCATCCCTAGAAGAAGGAATAGGACTCTTCCTCGGTGCCGGGGAGTGCATTCGAACCGGGGATGCGAATGCCAACGACTTCCTGCACGTCGAAAGGACACGGATACATCTCCTTGCATGTGCCGCGTCCTCCATACACCTCGCTGTCCGGTCGCTGCCACGTGTGGTTCGAGTTCCTGCAGGAGGAGAAGGTAATTTGTTGGACTTGTGATAGTCTTGGGGATGAAGAGGCGCCTtgtttgatatataaacataaggcAAGTCGAAGCAAAAAATAGTAAactaaaatataatcatataataaaaaacagcAGGTCGTAAATATTGTGGTTTTGAGAACTGGTTATCTACCAAATCATGAAACAACGCAACAAACCATATGTTTCATACAGTTATACcaggtaaaaaaaatatcgaatCCAACAGCACCGCATAAATCGTAACCCTATTTTCCGCTATACAGCAatccataaacagaaaaaaacactcaCCTAAACCATGACGCAACGAGGCTCTCAAGGTAGTAATCATGGTCTCGGTTTGCCCATGCGTCTACGTCGCACACGAACTGCAGAGGACAATCCAGAAGGTACGTGGAGATCTCAGCctgtggggaagaaggggatcgTTAGCCAGGTGTGGTTAGCATCGTGATAGTGATGTAATAACGACGTGATGAGCAGTGATTTAATAGCGACGTGATGATGATCAGTGACGTATGTCACTTGATGATCAGTGACGTAATAGTGACGTGATGATGATCCGTGACTTAAACATTccgtgatgatgaataatgacgtTGATCAGAGGTGTAATAGTGAAGTGATAATGATcgttataaagatataaagaagaaTGCGGTCGTGGTACCAGGTGTGGCTGCAGTATTGAGTTATTGGTATTTTGAGGAAtggatgtgagaaagagaggtagattatTATTGTCAAATTTAAATGTATCTTTCATTGTTGGTCGTGTtgcattttataattttcattatcactgttgttgttacagGATTACAGGACCTAATCTTTACTTAACCACTGCTTTTATAACGTACAGGAACCCAGTGTATCCTATTTCACGGTGTTTCTTCTGATCTTGCCGCTGTGCCTTCACCGTTCTAGGCttatttctctttcatctatatatcagagacctcttcctcttatacGTTAATAAAGTCTTTTTCCTATACATTAAGGACCTCTTTCTCATATACATTAATGACCTCTTTTTCCTATACATTAatgaccccttcctcctcttccctctatatATTAATGATCCCTTCCTCCTACACATTAATGACCTCTTCCTTTACTATAAATTAATGACTTCTTCCTCCTATACATTAATGACCTCTTCCTCCTACACATTAATTACTTCTTCCTCCTATGCATTAATGACCTCTTTCTCCTAAACATTAATGACCTCTTCCTCCTACATATTAATTACTTCTTCCTCCTATACATTAATGACCTCTTCCTTTACTATACATTATTGACTTCTTCCTCCTATACATTAATGACCTCTTTCTCTTATACATTAATGACCTCTTTCTCTTATACATTAATAACCTCTTCCTCCTATGCATTAATAATACATGTAGTCTCCTCAAAAAAACGAAGTGGAGAAAACTGTAGGGTATAATTACACGCCAGACTTCTAACACAGCCATCAATACACTGAACGACCAACACCAGAGTATGCTATATTGTTGTATGGGACTCCTTCACCAAATGCAACGTGGACAACCTCAGGCGATTCAGTCCCAGAGCCGCCAGATTTATGGCACGCATTTGCACACGTACACCTGTCATTACTAATCACATTAGAAACCTAATTTGGAACTACTCAAGGCACGCGGACCAGTACAAACTTACAGCCATGTACAAGATCGCAAACATCGTGATACAATTGGCAAACGCGAATATCTACAAACAGAACACACATGAATTTTATACATACCATACTAACACTTCTTTACAAATACAGGACTAGGTAAAACAGGAACAGTTGAAACTTAAGCATTTATGCAAACACTTCAGAATACCTACTCCTATGTCTACATCTACACAAAACACTACCATTTAGACCTTATTCATTGACAACCCATCTTTAACCCTTAGCAAGCAACCCCCACAACTTGACAAAGACTAAcccatggtgataataatattagtagaaatACCATATAAAGAAATTGACGAATAAGAGAACGAttgacacacacaacaacaaagatTTTCTCTGTCATCCCTTCGTTGAAAATACTATGGATATTACAAGGACAGTTATCATTATCGGTTTCATTGATCTAGGCATTTATTCATTCGCGATTAATATAGTCAGTTTTCAATATTAATGAAGCAACGAGCCTCCATTGCGCACGTCATAACTTCATTCAGTAAGCAAGCGGTTGGGGTAAACAGAAACGTGTAGTTTCTGAGGGTCTAATCTTAGACCAACAGAGCAGGTTTAGTGCCTTCAGAGAGGCTGTATGTTTCTCAAGTaggaaaatattatcatcattatcataattataattatcattatcattattaattattattattattattattattattattattattattattatattattattattattatttttatttttattgttattgttattttcattttattaattagcattaatattatcattactattaccattattattataattattattattatcatcattattatcatcattattatcatcattattatcatcattattatcatcattattatcatcattattatcatcattattatcatcattattatcatcattattatcatcattattatcatcattattatcatcattattatcatcattattatcatcattattatcatcattattatcatcattattatcatcattattatcatcattattatcatcattattatcatcattattatcatcattattatcatcattattatcatcattattatcatcattattatcatcattattatcatcattattatcatcattattatcatcattattatcatcattattatcatcattattatcatcattattatcatcattattatcatcattattatcatcattattatcatcattattatcatcattattatcatcattattatcatcattattatcatcattattatcatcattattatcatcattattatcatcattattatcatcattattatcatcattattatcatcattattatcatcattattatcatcattattatcatcattattatcatcattattatcatcattattatcatcattattatcatcattattatcatcattattatcatcattattatcatcattattatcatcattattatcatcattattatcatcattattatcatcattattatcatcattattatcatcattattatcatcattattatcatcattattatcatcattattatcatcattattatcatcattattatcatcattattatcatcattattatcatcattattatcatcattattatcatcattattatcatcattattatcatcattattatcatcattattatcatcattattatcatcattattatcatcattattatcatcattattatcatcattattatcatcattattatcatcattattatcatcattattatcatcattattatcatcattattatcatcattattatcatcattattatcatcattattatcatcattattatcatcattattatcatcattattatcatcattattatcatcattattatcatcattattatcatcattattatcatcattattatcatcattattatcatcattattatcatcattattatcatcattattatcatcattattatcatcattattatcatcattattatcatcattattatcatcattattatcatcattattatcatcattattatcatcattattatcatcattattatcatcattattatcatcattattatcatcattattatcatcattattatcatcattattatcatcattattatcatcattattatcatcattattatcatcattattatcatcattattatcatcattattatcatcattattatcatcattattatcatcattattatcatcattattatcatcattattatcatcattattatcatcattattatcatcattattatcatcattattatcatcattattatcatcattattatcatcattattatcatcattattatcatcattattatcatcattattatcatcattattatcatcattattatcatcattattatcatcattattatcatcattattatcatcattattatcatcattattatcatcattattatcatcattattatcatcattattatcatcattattatcatcattattatcatcattattatcatcattattatcatcattattatcatcattattatcatcattattatcatcattattatcatcattattatcatcattattatcatcattattatcatcattattatcatcattattatcatcattattatcatcattattatcatcattattatcatcattattatcatcattattatcatcattattatcatcattattatcatcattattatcatcattattatcatcattattatcatcattattatcatcattattatcatcattattatcatcattattatcatcattattatcatcattattatcatcattattatcatcattattatcatcattattatcatcattattatcatcattattatcatcattattatcatcattattatcatcattattatcatcattattatcatcattattatcatcattattatcatcattattatcatcattattatcatcattattatcatcattattatcatcattattatcatcattattatcatcattattatcatcattattatcatcattattatcatcattattatcatcattattatcatcattattatcatcattattatcatcattattatcatcattattatcatcattattatcatcattattatcatcattattatcatcattattatcatcattattatcatcattattatcatcattattatcatcattattatcatcattattatcatcattattatcatcattattatcatcattattatcatcattattatcatcattattatcatcattattatcatcattattatcatcattattatcatcattattctcccaCATTCGTTTACTTTTCAGATTACAAGTAAGCAAGTGAGGAAAAGCTCTTTCAGTGTTGTCTGAAGTGCAAATATATTCCATCTTTAAGTGTTTTTATTTACAGTACAGTGCGGTCATATAACCGGAAAGTGATAAGACTACTCATCAGAATCTTCGTTGTAGGACTAGACAAAGGATAGTAGTTCGCCATTTTcttcatttaaacacacacacacacacacacacgcacacacacacacacacacacagacacacacacacacacacacatacactaatgcaAAATACCTCGGTCCCAAATTCTACGATCCTTTCATAACTGTT
The Penaeus chinensis breed Huanghai No. 1 chromosome 15, ASM1920278v2, whole genome shotgun sequence DNA segment above includes these coding regions:
- the LOC125032727 gene encoding uncharacterized protein LOC125032727 isoform X1 yields the protein MILRWAGVTCIVAAIFLHGALAVFEDMEIELGQYTDFGRLTPAQFGAVSISTIVFLLLWAVGVIPMDIDLGRRRRKRGATSVAEISTYLLDCPLQFVCDVDAWANRDHDYYLESLVASWFRNSNHTWQRPDSEVYGGRGTCKEMYPCPFDVQEVVGIRIPGSNALPGTEEESYSFF
- the LOC125032727 gene encoding uncharacterized protein LOC125032727 isoform X3, whose amino-acid sequence is MIEEVEVTPSNTNGVELGELSFMQFLLLLLIFLKFVTLYSVGVLPVEIDLGGLFEESTSARGFVNKEAEISTYLLDCPLQFVCDVDAWANRDHDYYLESLVASWFRNSNHTWQRPDSEVYGGRGTCKEMYPCPFDVQEVVGIRIPGSNALPGTEEESYSFF
- the LOC125032727 gene encoding uncharacterized protein LOC125032727 isoform X2, encoding MIEEVEVTPSNTNGVELGELSFMQFLLLLLIFLKFVTLYSVGVLPVEIDLGGLFEESTSARGFVNKEKAEISTYLLDCPLQFVCDVDAWANRDHDYYLESLVASWFRNSNHTWQRPDSEVYGGRGTCKEMYPCPFDVQEVVGIRIPGSNALPGTEEESYSFF